In one window of Helianthus annuus cultivar XRQ/B chromosome 17, HanXRQr2.0-SUNRISE, whole genome shotgun sequence DNA:
- the LOC110920971 gene encoding peptidyl-prolyl cis-trans isomerase CYP21-1 — protein sequence MYEKEEEMGGEISNLVRPRSIIIFLIGSVFVFLAFSSSSQLEEDAVEEVHEITHRVFLDVDIDKQRLGRIVIGLYGEVVPKTVENFRALCTGEFGKGASGKPLHYKGIPFHRIIPGFMIQGGDTVYGNGRGNESIYGGVFRDENFKIKHSHAGMVAMVNSGPDSNGAQFFITTVKTYWLDGEHVVFGKVIEGMDTVYAIEGGAGTYSGKPRKKVVIADSGEIPKSQWDVELQTTTATAES from the exons ATGTATGAGAAAGAAGAAGAGATGGGTGGAGAGATCTCGAATCTAGTACGGCCCCGATCCATTATCATCTTCTTGATCGGTTCTGTTTTCGTCTTCTTAGCCTTCTCATCATCGTCTCAACTG GAGGAAGATGCGGTGGAAGAGGTGCATGAGATTACGCATCGAGTGTTTCTGGATGTTGACATTGATAAGCAACGGTTAG GGAGAATTGTTATTGGATTGTATGGTGAAGTTGTACCTAAAACTGTCG AGAATTTTCGAGCTCTTTGCACAG GGGAATTTGGCAAGGGTGCAAGCGGTAAACCCTTACATTATAAGGGAATACCGTTCCATCGTATCATACCCGGGTTCATGATTCAAGGCGGAGATACCGTCTATGGAAATGGTAGAGGAAACGAATCAATCTATGGCGGAGTCTTTCGTGATGAAAATTTTAAGATTAAGCATTCACATGCAG GTATGGTGGCCATGGTGAATTCAGGCCCAGATTCTAATGGTGCACAGTTCTTCATCACTACAGTTAAGACCTATTG GCTGGATGGGGAACATGTTGTGTTTGGAAAAGTTATTGAGGGCATGGATACAGTGTATGCAATCGAAGGTGGAGCGGGTACTTACAGTGGTAAACCGAGGAAAAAGGTGGTTATTGCTGATTCAGGTGAAATTCCTAAGAGCCAGTGGGATGTTGAATTACAAACTACAACTGCAACTGCTGAATCATGA
- the LOC110920764 gene encoding CTL-like protein DDB_G0288717 yields the protein MASSDDVTGKSPDPPSKPLLFPYIDEFHHHHSPPPSESDPSSSSHYPTTITYNYSPRPIKDLTFLLLFLLFVISTFAFGIFASINRNPNPPSSVSAFSYDIRTDSCVKTENRVLFFNLFLSDSGYILKNLILTVVVTLILSIPISLFVVFSLKHYAKQLVYASLPFVVLVPVCLDVYWFVACTVNDTCSERFALVYRILVLVFVLLVVGVMVWIIVVNWSRVELTVKIIRVSADALSNNLGLFGVLPVMSLGLVIYFAPIVLFLVFARLNGEFVPRGKRGKVFCEWEQDGWVPAYYALAILTMLWSAAAMVEAQVYVISGTIAQWYFSKDDSRVKRSIRSSLRNAFGPSSGTICFSGLLIAIVRIVRGAVDTAANEDASGMVNVVLRCCVNALLSAFEFLNKFTINFAAITGEAYCASARLTYELLRRNLLSVVVVEVVSTRLLAAIVFVISAIYAIVVCVILKAATDLGVDSYFVAAVSFVVVLVILGFLVHVLDNVIDTVYICYAIDRDKGEVCKADVHEIYVHLPISRNHNPAYLNARTPLLV from the exons ATGGCTAGCTCCGACGACGTCACCGGAAAGTCACCCGACCCACCATCCAAACCTCTACTGTTCCCCTACATCGACGaattccaccaccaccactctccCCCACCATCTGAATCCGACCCATCATCATCCTCCCACTACCCCACCACCATCACTTACAACTACTCACCTCGACCCATCAAAGACCTCACCTTTCTCCTCCTCTTTCTCCTCTTCGTCATCTCCACTTTCGCTTTCGGTATATTCGCTTCCATCAATCGAAACCCTAATCCCCCTTCCTCTGTTTCCGCTTTTAGCTATGATATCCGCACTGATTCTTGCGTCAAAACAGAAAATAGGGTTTTGTTTTTCAACTTATTCCTGTCTGATTCTGGTTATATTTTGAAGAATCTGATACTTACTGTTGTAGTTACGTTGATTTTGAGCATACCCATCTCCTTGTTTGTGGTTTTTTCTCTCAAGCATTACGCCAAACAGTTGGTGTACGCTTCACTTCCGTTTGTTGTTTTGGTTCCCGTTTGTTTAGATGTGTATTGGTTTGTTGCGTGTACTGTTAATGACACTTGTAGTGAAAGGTTTGCTTTGGTTTATAGGATTTTAGTGCTGGTGTTTGTGCTGTTAGTGGTTGGGGTTATGGTGTGGATAATTGTCGTTAATTGGAGTAGGGTTGAGTTGACTGTGAAGATTATTAGGGTGTCGGCTGATGCGTTGTCGAACAATTTGGGATTGTTTGGGGTGCTTCCAGTTATGAGTTTGGGGTTGGTTATTTATTTTGCTCCAATTGTTTTGTTCTTAGTGTTTGCGAGATTGAACGGGGAGTTTGTCCCGAGAGGAAAGCGTGGGAAGGTGTTTTGTGAGTGGGAACAAGATGGTTGGGTTCCGGCTTACTATGCGTTGGCGATTCTTACAATGTTGTGGTCTGCTGCTGCTATGGTGGAAGCACAGGTGTATGTGATCAGTGGGACTATTGCGCAGTGGTACTTCTCGAAAGATGATTCGAGGGTCAAACGGAGTATACGAAGCTCTTTAAG AAACGCGTTTGGCCCGTCTTCTGGAACAATATGTTTTTCAGGACTGTTGATTGCTATTGTGCGAATAGTGCGTGGTGCAGTTGACACTGCAGCAAACGAAGATGCAAGTGGGATGGTCAACGTCGTCCTCAGATGCTGTGTCAACGCCCTTTTATCAGCGTTCGAGTTTCTTAATAAATTCACCATAAACTTTGCAGCTATAACCGGTGAAGCTTATTGTGCTTCCGCCAGGTTGACGTATGAACTTCTAAGACGTAATCTTCTCTCGGTTGTTGTTGTGGAGGTTGTTTCCACGCGTCTTTTGGCTGCAATCGTCTTTGTTATCTCAGCAATCTATGCTATTGTG GTTTGTGTGATACTAAAGGCCGCAACTGATCTAGGGGTAGATTCGTACTTTGTAGCTGCGGTGTCATTTGTAGTGGTGCTGGTGATTCTCGGGTTTTTGGTGCACGTGCTGGACAATGTTATTGACACGGTTTACATTTGTTACGCGATCGACAGAGACAAAGGTGAGGTATGTAAAGCGGATGTTCATGAGATATATGTACATCTCCCGATTAGTAGGAACCATAATCCGGCTTATTTAAATGCCAGAACTCCACTTCTTGTATGA